The Candidatus Poribacteria bacterium nucleotide sequence GCAGACCGATGTCCCTCCGAGTCGCCCTGCTCGAGATCGACCACTGGCACGTGCCGATGTACGTCGATGCGCTGCGACCGCTCGACGCCGAGATCGTCGGGGTGAGTGACGCCGATCTGCCTCGCGCACAGGAGCTCGCCCGTTCACTCGGATGCCGAGCCTTTGCAACGGCAGCGGACTTGCTCGACCGGGAGACGGTCGATCTCGCTCTCGCCTTCGCACCGCACTGGCGGATGCTCGACCTCGCCCGTCTGCTCGTGGAACGCTCGCAGCCGTTTGCCATGGAGAAACCGATGGCGCTCCAAGCGGACGCGCTG carries:
- a CDS encoding gfo/Idh/MocA family oxidoreductase, which produces MSLRVALLEIDHWHVPMYVDALRPLDAEIVGVSDADLPRAQELARSLGCRAFATAADLLDRETVDLALAFAPHWRMLDLARLLVERSQPFAMEKPMALQADAL